AAGAAGTTTTTCTCCAAATGGTTTCCTTttcacaggggaaaaaattcCAGGTGACTTTTTATAGAATATACCTCAAGtctcatatgtatttttattgttcaaACATTATTCTCATTAGAACTGAATATTTCACAAACTCTGTCTTCCCTCAATTTTCTGTATTGTTCTCGGTCTTTGAATCACCAAGCTGGCACTTTAGGGAAATGTTTCAGGCCAGTACAGACTTGGGGAATGAAGTCTTCAGCTTCTGTACAGAACTGGTGACTGGGTTATAGAAgtaaacatggggcgcctgggtggctcagtcggctgagcgacccacttcggctcaggtcatgatcttgcggtctgtgagcccgattcctgcgtcgggctctgggctgatggctcagagcctggagcctgcttctgattctgtgtctccctctctttctgcccctctcccactcatgctctgtctctctctgtctcagaaataaataaacataaaaaaatttaaaaaaaaaagaactaaacatATGGGATAGATGATACCCACTTGGGTGGTCTTGGTATGAAAGCCTGGGAGCTGTGAAtctaaaaatgggaaatattCCTTTGAATGGTTAATATTTAGATCAGCTGTTTGTAAATGGGTAGATCCTGTTTTAGATACCAAGGCAGGGATCTGAATacacaaaacatattttatgttcAGACTTGTGCATTATTTGTGAAATGCATTGTGATGGTGAGGACTGAGGTTTTCTTCTCCTGGGTCTCCACAAGATCTAGCCTTCTCACTTGCTTCCTTAGGCTTGTAAAACTCGTGGATACATTTTTAGTCTGGGACTCTTAACTGTCTCGACTGGATTTATGTTAGTCATTACCTATTACTGTGATTCatcttttctcatttgctttgccttttaaacaaaatttataatttctacTATTTAAATTGAATCCACCTTTTCAAAACACTGGTTATTTTTTCTACCGTGGTGTCATTTGTAATGTTTCATTCCACCTTGACTTTGATAGTCCTACTTGTAATcccaaaaagaacaggaaaagaaaaatccttccaATCATTTTAGAATTTGTGCCtctgaaatattaaaacatattctcAGTTAATTGGATGGTAATTGTTTTATTTGGCCTATAAAATGACAGCCTTTGGATCCTTCCCAAACCTGTAAATAAGCTGGTGGTGTCTTTGTTTCTTCACTCCTCTTCAAAGGGgggggcttttatttttttatcttgggTGCGACACCAGGTAGAGTTTCTACGTGTGACTGAGCTAAGAATGACAGCGTTCTAACTGAGGAGGTACTACACAGATATTTGGTGACTGAATGAATGATTATATTCACATATGAGAGTTTATTGGGGATAATTAAAAAGTGTTAATTAGAAATTAAGAGTGGTTTTGAGtaatataaaatcaaaagactTGATTAGGTATCTGGGGtgatttatatgaatatataatcaaATAACAATGATAATGGACAGTAAAAACAGTAATGCAATATTAATTTACTGTCTTCTTATTTAACCTATTAATGCCTTAAAGGAACTGAATGATGTATATCATTAATATCAAAGACAGAGTCCATTTTTCATTCAATAGAAAAGATACAcaacattttctgaaaaagagtAATAATAACACTTTTGAAACTGAACTGCTGCTGTTTTTAGAGACtttcatataaaatgtatgtttttattctcAGTTCTGAAAAACAATTCACTGTTAATATATTCAATTCTAAATATGTATGTActtaaaagcctttttaaaaaatctttctcaaaattatttattatatacttaatGCCCTTAAGTGTGTttgtaaaaaagagaaacactgtCCCTTCATATTTGTTGAGAAAGTGCCATCTGAAATAGGGAACAGACATTACCATTCGATACCAGTTTTCATGAcctttgattgttttttttttcctttacctatTCTCTCATGGTAGTAATCAGCCTGAGTGGATATGATGGAGACAAACAAGACACAGGTGACGCAGTTTGTTCTCACAGGACTGACAGATCGTCCAGGGATGCAGGCCCCCCTGTTCCTGGCGTTCTTGGTCATCTATCTCACCACCATGGTGGGCAACCTCGGACTGATTTTCCTCACCTGGAAGGACCCCCATCttcacacccccatgtacttatTCCTTGCTAGTTTGGCCCTTGCAGATGCCTGTTCCTCATCCTCTGTGACTCCAAAGATGTTAATGAATTTTTTATCTAACAATCACATGATATCCCTGGTCAAATGCATCacccaattttatatttttgcttccagtGCCACCACAGAGTGTTTCCTCTTGGTagtgatggcctatgaccgctacgCAGCCATATGCAACCCCTTGCTTTATCCAGTGGTGATGTCCAACCGACTCTGTACCTGGTTGATAAGTGTGTCATATGCGATTGGTTTTCTGCATCCCGTCATTCATGTGGGATTATTGTTTAGATTAACCTTCTGCAGGTCCAATATAATACCTCATTTCTACTGTGAAATTTTGTCACTATATACAATTTCTTGCACTGACCCATCTCTTAATGCgttggtgatttttatttttgctgcttGTATACAAGCTTTTACTTTTACGACCATCATGGTGTCTTATACCCGTGTCCTCTTTGCCATCCTGAAAAAGAAGTCTGAGAAGGGCAGGAGCAAAGCCTTCTCCACGTGCAGCGCccacctgctctctgtctctttgttctATGGCACTCTCTTCTTCATGTATGTGCGTCCTGGGTCTGGGCCAGATCAATATCAGGACAAAATGTATTCATTGTTCTACACGGTTATAATCCCTCTGCTAAACCCCTTTATTTATAGCCTAAGAAACAAGGAAGTTTTAGGTGCACTGAGAAaagtgataaagaaataaatatttttttggggGAAAGCTTTCATTATTCCTTATGTTTTCCTCTGTTTAAATAAAGCATAATGTGGGTTTGCACATAGTGGGGATTTAATCTATAAtcgttaaatgaatgaataaaaaatttagaGTAGATAGACTTGTCTTCATCATAAGTTGTTGTGATCATCAAAATAATTAATGAGCATGGTAAAGACAGGCTCCATTTACtttgtgttattgttgtttttaatccatcTTCAAAGacaaaagtgaaacagaaatcTCCAAATTACTATATCTTTGTAACGTGAAGAGCTTTGTGTTTCCAGATACTCACACTTCAAAACTCCTTTGAGTTTATAGTTTTTACAGGAAGACTCATCCTGTATAagccctctttttaaaaaagactcatgcctttttaaataattcttgaatGGGTACTTTTTCAAAACCTTGTCTTTAGTAGTTATTTATAATTACCCAAACAATATGAAAACCAAAGTAATATTGTTAGACTGAATATGACAATATATAACGTATTGAGGCATTTAAAATGAACATCTCTACAAGGTTTAAAAGTAATTTTGCAAATTATATTTGTATTGCAAccattgaaaagttaaaaaatttaacaatcaTATATTTAAGAGAAAGTAATTTTCCTGCAATGTAATGAAAAGtcctaaattctttaaaatgtccaCCTTTTAATTTATCAAGCACTCTCAATAAGCATCTTGCATCTGACACACATATgccaattgaattttttttctcctgtaattGACAACTACCTGGAATAGCAGATGTGCTTGATCAAGTCATAATTATGCAACTTAAGtgactttttctttataaaaactatatatgTGTTCTGTCTGACCCTGTTACCATTTTTGAGTTCCTGAGGTAATTACATATGGCTCTGTGAATATTTTagtcaaaaataaaggaaaaggtaGGTAGTTTGACCTACATTACGTTATTGATAGAGCCGATTTTCATAACCCTTAGATGTCTCTTACAGGGCATACAAGGGCAAAGGAGCATATAAACCATGAATAGTGACCCTAGTGCATTCTGGGGggcaaagaaaaagagtaaagtaTTGCTATATACATGGCACATTTCTCAGATCCTAGCCTATTATTTTGATTTGAGGATATAAAAAATTTGTTGAGTCATCGAACAACAAAGCACGTGGTGTGGCCAAGTGGCTCCAGCACAGTGTGTTTGGGGCTCAGTTTTCCCAGACTCTGCTCCTCTCATTGCATCTGAGCTCTGCCTTCTGCTGTGTGGGCTCATTCGAAGCAGGTTGCTCCCTGTGGCTGCAGAATCTCTGTAGGAGTTCTTGCCTCCACTTCTCCACACTCAAGGCCAGCGGCaaaactctctctttttttctatgtgCCACACAGACTATTTTAAGTATTGGCTGTGTACAATTGCTATCTGGCAATATATAGATGTTCTCTGCCTCCTTTATACCTCTATTATTTCAAGGCAGCGTGGTGCCTGAGTCCACGCTTTTAACCACTACCCTATGCTGCTTCTATACGACTACAACGTCTTACATGAGACCTAACACTAGTGGCTGAAGAGGCACACAGAAGGAGATGGTACTAGCCAAATCACTGACTGCTTCTTCCGCTCCACAGTGTGCCCTGTGGATAAGAGGAAGGAAGTAAGCCTTCTGATGTGCTTCCTGGATTCTTCTTTTACTGTAAAGCTCAGGTCACCATGCTAGGTTTTCCCCAGGAGATTGTGAGTTCTTTTGTAgaaacttttatgttttatggttttatattttatgtgaaagaTGGTTTGGAATCCAACTAATACTACATAATCCATAAGAATGACCACATCTCAGGTGCTTCATAGTTCAGCTTATAGCATATTGTAAAACTGAGTAGTTCTTTGTTACATCACACTCTGTCGATAACAACTAACAGAATTAAAG
The Panthera tigris isolate Pti1 chromosome C2, P.tigris_Pti1_mat1.1, whole genome shotgun sequence genome window above contains:
- the LOC102948794 gene encoding olfactory receptor 5AC1-like produces the protein MMETNKTQVTQFVLTGLTDRPGMQAPLFLAFLVIYLTTMVGNLGLIFLTWKDPHLHTPMYLFLASLALADACSSSSVTPKMLMNFLSNNHMISLVKCITQFYIFASSATTECFLLVVMAYDRYAAICNPLLYPVVMSNRLCTWLISVSYAIGFLHPVIHVGLLFRLTFCRSNIIPHFYCEILSLYTISCTDPSLNALVIFIFAACIQAFTFTTIMVSYTRVLFAILKKKSEKGRSKAFSTCSAHLLSVSLFYGTLFFMYVRPGSGPDQYQDKMYSLFYTVIIPLLNPFIYSLRNKEVLGALRKVIKK